ACAAACATATATGACTCTTTATTCCTAACatgtatacacacacacacatatatatatatacacgataCGCGAGTATGAATGATGTGAAATAAGATATGTGATAGAGGATCTTGTTTTGTTCTATAGATGTAAGCAAACTAGGGATAGAGAATTGAAGGGTGGAAAGGGATCTCCTCCTCCCTATTTCGGTGGCAATTGTTCCCTTTGAGCGTCGACCGACCCATTTTTGTTGAAAATGTCGGCAGCATGCGCTATCTTTGGACAAAAGAATATTTCTCTTCtcgttttatatttttacctaataaaagaaataagaatATTCCACCCTCTTCTTTTCGCatttttatagaaaaacaataataaaggacaaaattaaataaagaaataaataatgcAATCCACTGATTAATGactaagattttaaaatcatactcTAAGTTAATTCtattcacaacaaaacaaaataacttatacaaaatcaaatagtgagctccatttatatcactttttttccacaataaaacaaaataactcatataaagtcaaaatgtgtgctccatttataccactctttttcaaaatcaaaatctgattttaaaatcctattttgaaattaaacgCAGCATAAATCATCACACAATTTGAGTTGGCAAGGACTCAGGGAAAGTTTTATGaagtgtttggttttagaattgagttgagttgacttttgatttcaattgaattgtaatgattgttttgttgaattacgagaaaaaatgagaaaaaataatgaatagttgagagaatttagtattaaaaattaaattgagtgTAATGGATGTGTATGTTAATTTATGTATGGATTCcacttttttttactttaaaaaattaatttttattatataataaataaagttaaaattaaaattaaaattttaaaattcgattgcggaatcaaacaaaatattattcttGAAATAAGAGATTCTAGGTCCATTTCTCTCCAGCGGCATTTCTTCTATAACCTATTTGTTCAGGAAAATTACTTTTCATCCGATTATTTTCGGAGGAAGAGTCTCCAACTCTCTCTCATGCATTAAATATGCACGCTTTCCCATGCAATCTCCTCTAGAGTGTTCGGCACTTCCGATTTCGAATGATTTATCACTGCTCATTTGTTCATTCATCTAGTGATGTATCTTAAAATTGCATTTCGTACCCATGATTTGGATGCGGTAGAATCTCATCCTTCCAcatcattttcttattttggtGCCACTCTTATAAATTGGAATGGCCGtggtcaaatttttttttcaagttctTGGAATTAACGTTCATCCATTAGTGAGATGTGCTTATTAATTCCATCCAATTTTTTACTTGTAGTgctctttttatatttttaagtttaacaaaaaaaaataccatTTAACATTAGGGCTACTTGCTGGTTGATTGAATATCATTTTAAAgtagataataaaaataaggtATCATACATTAACATTTATCTCGTctgaaatcaagagatttGCGTGCTGCTGAGATTCTCTATATTCTTTAtttgttatattatattcttttattaatatttatggatctttttaataataaaaaaataaactaaaaaataatctTGAAAGCAATTATATTCTacttttatattatcataaatAAGCCCAACCGTTTTGTTTCGTAACATACATGGAAACTTTCAAGAGCCAAATTAAAAAGTAGACCTCGTCAATCAGTCAACGTTGATCGAAGTAAATGcctctctcctctttttttcccttttcttttctcgttTCCTGTcaataaaagataattaaatTCTCCAATTGCatgttaaaataaaaataataataagtatttcatttatttgataGCTTCTGATAAATGGCTCTTTTTTACCGGTCGAATGACCATAAGTTTATGATCCGGTGACATTTGGTCCATTTGATTTCgtaatttgattttaagattttaactctaactctAACTTTGCtaattacacaacaaaagtcaataatacaattattacctttcatttttctttaattttataacgattcaatttaatttttaaaataaattttcttaactattcgttactttttctacaattcaacaatacaatcattattatttttcaattattcattagtTTTTCACACTTtatctcataattcaacattacaatcattacaaattaattaaaatcaaaactcaactcaattgtaccataaaaccaaacacacgaTTACATTCCATAGTCAAAGGCCCGCCAGTTGATCAACGGGCCATCGGCAAACCACGCGTACCGTAGAAACGGCTGCGTGGGATAACAGCTCCCCAAAAGGGAAGGGAATAGTTAGTGTATGGTGGTGCCCCATTTTGCCTACCTGTCCCTGGGCATGAATAGAAGTATGTATCTCTCCTGGTCATCATTCCCCGCCTTCGACATTATTAAAcattacttattttattttacgcGACTATATATCTCGAAAATAATCGGATGTGTTAGAAAAATTTCTAACATAGGAGCCATACCGAATAAATTTTCTAGATGAGATATTTTTAGattgatttttcatattattaatgATCTTCGCATATATTTGTTTGGTAGGATACCTTATTCCATTGGTTTCTGTTGCACTGCACATACCCAAGTACCTTAATCTTTCGAACCTCCTCACTTCACTTTTTGATACATGACACGACCCTTATCCATGAGACAGACGCATCTGCGATACTATTCCTTCTTGAGGTTATTCAAGTACACAGTCGTCAATCGTCATCCTTCTCACCTTCGCTAAATTTGTCTCCGTGGTTTTTGGAGCAATAATAAAGGTTAAAAGAAGAGAGATCATGAGACTTGGTGCGACTGTCCAATAACAAATAAATGTGAGTCGACAATGTCTGGACTTGTGCATGTAGGACCAATCCGAAATGTAGGCACGACCGCATCGGCCGAGTTACGCATGGGTTGGGCCTTAAAAGATGTCCAACTCAGCCCATGATCAAAGCTAGATTAAAGGGTtatttttggtcattttggggGTCCTTAAGCAAATAGATCTTGTGTTAACCCATCAAAAATTGTTGCTTAGGGAAGAAATTTAATGGGTCCATAAAATACGGGATAAGGGGTATTGAGGTGAGCTTTGCTCATGGTGGAATCTTGGGATTTGACGGATGAGAGTGAAGCGGTTTTATTTACTGGCAAAGTCATGATCGAGACGTCAGTTGTATCTCAGTTGTATCAAATGATGATTGGAACCGACACCTCCCATCCGATACAGCCATGTCACTAGTGATTTGGCTATACAAGGAAAAGCTAAATTTCCCTTCCCCCcgaataaaagagaaaataacaaatttgatgaaaatttatagatttgaGATTATGTGTTCTTATAGAGACGTAAGAAATAGTCAAATCTCATTCTTTTTTCaccaaaagagaaaagaagaagaagcccaAGTATCGCACTTTCAACTAAAATGCTCTAAAAAGGTTTTAAATATTAAAGCACCAAACCATGCCAAATGTATGGAGTCACATCTACAAACTAGTTAcggaaaaattatataattcattGAAGGAACAATTCCGGTCCGTCATAATAGTTTAGATCCGCTTAAAGTGATTATATGCGTCCACAGATTTAAATCAATCTACAATGAAACGTAATATTCCTTAAAATGGATGACAAAAACTTCCCCAATAATTAACGGATTGTTTTCTAGTGCTCggaaattttgtaaatttctCGAAAGGTCTATATTTTGCCAGCTTGgatttttgttctttctttgcttttggttgcttcttcttttttattattattttcctccccatttttatgttttcctttcttttatgTATATAGGAATAGGAATGGGATAATGGGTTTGGTCGGGCAGGCCAACTCGACCGTTTCTGGCCACGTGGGGAAGGTCACGGTGGAGGCGCGACGCAGACGAACATGTCCTCCCCGAAGTGCGCTTTAGCTTAGAAGTAGAAGTCAGTGCATGGGGGtgtatgataatatatatatacatatggaTGGATGGCAGTTCGAGTCTTCTTCTAAGCTCAACGCCGTGGCACGACACGAGAGCACAGCTTACGTACGTATTCCAACCCCAATTCTGAGATCAAAACAAATTTGACCTCCCACGCGCGGGACCTTGGGGCGTTGATTGCACGCTCCTCAAATCGATTAGCACCCCCTCCTTAATGTGGTGCGGTGGGCTTTGATATATAGCTATCACGACAGAACATGAGTGCTGCTAAGAACAGCCGATTCGGCTTATAAAGAAGTTGCACGTTTAAATCTAATTATACGGTATTATACTGTGGGAAAATGGATTCGGGGAGTTCCTCTATCAATTCCTAATTCATTAGGGGTAATTTCACATCTTGAatgttattatattaataactACATGTAAGATTTGTCCCGTCCGAAAAAATCGaacgataaatatatttaaatacgCTTTGACCaatgatgaattttttttgcaattttgtTTGTTAGCTCTTCGATTTAATTTGGAATATATTGCGTTGTATGTGTGTTTATAACGCGAAGTCTTGTTCAATACACATGTCGAAAATTCTAGTTCAAAGGGATTGCTttccatatataatataaggagtaggagaaaaaatttatttttgtaagcATGTTCGTGAATGACACGACGAACTTTGCCTTTATTAATGGtgttttttataattaaattgtgAAACGTATATGGCTGGAATTTGTCAAGATTATTGTGATTATTATGCAACAATACAAGTCGAGTAACGCAGCTGCATAACTACTTGCCCAcacttttctttctaaatttattGAAGCAATATTCTTTGAGATATAAAGGCCAATTTCTTTGCtcctaaaagaaaaagcagTGAAAATGGCACATGTTAACAAAATTCTTAAATCTGAGTTGGCATGTGAACCGTGTTGAGTAAAATGGTAAAACTAAGCGTGCAATAGTTTGatataaatatgattttggtgaaagataattgatttttcacgtgaaaatatagtaaattgattttctttgcaaaattatgaattaaaattttttcttgtGAAAATATGTTTCAAGCAAAGTTATCTTATACGACTTGCGTAGAACGCGATATGTAAGTTGCTATTCCTATAACCTatcatgaaaagaaaattttattgatgTTCATAAGATTGTTTATCAGAAGAAAGTCTTACTAGTcgaattttaattgaattataatGTCTATGTTAGACAAATgtgttttttaattaattttgctAAAATGACATgggaatggaaaaaattaaaataagaaagcTTTCTACCGGCGCCGAAATATTGAAGAGATTTTTCTTCGCGTGTTTTACGAAAACGGTCATGGAAGAACTTAACCAAGTCAATTACATCTTTTTACTCGTTTGACGAAATTTCTCCCAAAACGGGAGAGAGTGTAGACCCCACGCTCCATACAGTGAGAGTCGTCAAAGCTGAGTGTGGAGAAAGATGCAAacaaacaacaaaaatatattatataaatatgtaaacaAATAGCaactttctttttgtttctttttcttcagcctcagggaaagaaaaatatgaccaataatgatatatatatatatatatataaatacagatagataaaatgaaaaagagaatatgataaaaataagGAGAGCAGGCGATGCAAATTGCTGGTCGGATTTAATCTTGAAATATAGAAGTTCAAATCCCGGTATGTATAATTTTAACAGGATTGATTGCTCAATAAGCTCGGAAAATCTTATAATTTCAtcgagaggaaaaaaaagggaagagagagataTGATCTGTATAATTTTAACAGGATTGATTGCTCAATAAGTTCAGAAAATCTTGTGATTTCatcgagagaaaaaaaaaacagggggagagggagagagatagGGCGAGGAGAGGGAAGCGAAAGCTGTCTCGTGAAGCAGCAGTTGAAGAAGGAGaaataaaaaggagaaacagagaaataaataaataaatataaaaacaaatataaaaacgaaaattgagaaaaataaatgaaaaataaaaagcccTTTTCTTCCcatctcttcttctctcttattcttcttcccttcttccttccttcttctctctctctgtgtcgtCTAAagccttctctctctctgtctgtcactttctctctctacacTCCACagtgtctctctctctctagacgCTCACATTCATTCCTTGCTTCCTCCTTTTATATCACGGGATCCAtatctccatctctctctttcttctctcctctccctctctctctctctctctctctctctcatgtcttctccttcttgtGCTTGTGcttcttccattttttcaAAGCCTTGGTGTACATCTCTCCATTCTGCTGCTACTCGGCGCCTGTTGCCGTCGCATTCAAGGACATTGCTGGAGTAGGAGAGAGAAACCCTAAGGAATCCCTAAAACAGGAGCGGAGAGCGAGGTCTGGTGtgaggagagagaagaagggGGACGGAGGAAGCTTCAGATTCGAACGCCGAGCAAGGGAGCATAAATGTCGCACTCCGGTAAGCCTGAGCTCGGCCTTGACGGTCTGTCGGATCGTTTCCGCGACTCAATGAGCTGCGAAGTGAACAAGCCTGATTTCCGCGAAATCGATCTCGGCTCGCCCGTCTCCCCTCTGCGGACTCGTCAGAGCGGGCTCATCACCACTACCACCACCAGCAGCAGCTCCAGCTCGTCCGGATCCGTCTCCGGCCGGCCCGGCCTGGGTCCTGCTCCGAGGCGGTCAGATGCTGGCCAGAACAGCCACTCCGGCGAGCTCTCCGGCTCCAGTGAGAACAGCCCCACGGCCGGATCCGGCAAGACCATACGGAGTTTCGGGTCGGGTCCGGTGAGATCCGAATCCGTGAGCACCTACCCAACGGCTTACTCGGGACAGAGCTCTGTCAATTCTCCGCCACTGAACGTCCTTCCCACCGGCAACATCTGTCCATCTGGTCGGATCCTTAAGACGGGCATGGCCACAAGCCGAACTTCTAGGACGGACGTTCTGGGCTCAGGCACGGGCAATTACGGACACGGGAGCATAATGCGGGGTGGGGGAAGCAGTGTGGGCCCTATGAAAGTGGAGCCAGTTCCAACTAGTTCCCGAGGTGTTTATGGCCATGGAGGAGAGACAGCTAGGCGGGCTATTGCGGCCGTATCGGATCCAGAAGAGCTGAAGAAGGCAGGGAACGAGCATTATAAGAAGGGACAATTTTTGGAAGCTTTGGGACTTTATGATAAAGCCATCTCGATTTCACCGGGCAATGTAGCCTACCGGAGCAACAGGGCAGCTGCCCTTATGGGTCTCGGGCGGATGGGAGAGGCAGTGAGGGAGTGTGAAGTGGCGGTGAACTTGGATCCCAAGTACTGGAGGGCGCATCAGAGATTGGCATCTCTGTTTATTAGGTGAGCGTCGGATCTTGGGGAGAAAAGCTCGGATTTTTGGCTACCAATCTTTAACTTCTGGATGTGTCATTGTGCTCAAGTTCAAGTTACTTGTTGGGGTATCTCTTTGGCAAGTAGATCTGTGGTTAGCTCATATATTTACTGTCCACACCAATGGGCTTCCAGAACTTGCAGATTTCTCTTGGTTTGATCTCAACTTTTGGATTTCCATATGGGCATTTTGCTTAGGACTACTGGGTTCTAATATTTATGTCGATCCAGGTCTTACTGGGTTCGACTTTTTGGTTCCGTTAGGTTGTCTTCCATTATTCTGTGCAGGTGGTCACTCAGAGAGTTTTCTCCATTATGATATTTCCCTTGACTGACGGCAAAACTTATTAGGAAAGTTGTGCTGGTGAACTTGTTTTAGTATCATCATTGTATGAATGGTGGGCGTCCCCATCTCCCATGTGTTTGAACTTGCTTGATCTGTGATTTTCATTATGTTTTGATCTGGGATCGTAATCAAGGCAATGCAACTGTTTCCATGAGTATTGCCTCTTTTGGTtgctttatttttcctttccaaCAACGCAGTTTCAGTAGATTTATGCTGCACTCACTTGATGCCTTTGCAGACTAGGGCAGGTAGAAAATGCCAGGAAGCACCTATATGTCTATGGACAGAAACCTGAGCCGGTTGAGCTTCCTAAGCTACAGGCAGTAGAAAAGCACCTGTGCAAATGTGCTGATGCGCGGAAAGTTGGTGACtggaaaagtgcattgaggGAGGCTGATGCTACAATTGCTGCTGGAGCAGACTTCTCTCCTCAGGTAACTTTTGTGCTTGTTCGTTTCTTAAGGAGTTCTCGAGGTTTGCTTGGTGGGAAAATGCATACGGTGGCTGAACCAGTTTCAAATGAATTTACAGCTCTTTATGTGTAGAGTCGAAGCCCTTCTGAAGCTTCACCAACTTGAAGAAGCTGAATCAAGCATAAAGAATGTTCCTAAGTTAGCATCATATATTGATTCGTGCGCGCAAACACAGTTCTTTGGAATGCTTTCTGAAGCATATCCTATGTTTGTCCGTGCCCAGATGGAGATGGCCCTGGGAAGGTGAGttagaaaattataatcataatgAGACTTGgtattgatttggttgtgtaAAGTGAGGATTGATGATGGATTTCTTGCAGGTTCGATGCTGCAGTTTCTGCGGCTGAGAGAGCTGGACAAATTGATGCTCAAAACTTTGAAGTTTCAGGATTTCTAAGAAATGTCAGGTTGATAGCTAGAGCTCGGGCCCGTGGAAATGATCTCTTCAAATCTGAAAGGTTCACTGAAGCTTGCTCAGCATATGGAGAGGGCCTCAAGCTCGATCCTTCGAACTCTATTCTCTATTGTAACAGAGCAGCCTGTTGGTTTAAGCTCGGTCTCTGGGAAAGGTCCATAGAGGATTGCAACCATGCCTTGCACATTCAACCCAATTACTGGAAAGCTCTTCTCAGGAGGGCTGCCTCGAACAGCAAAGTAACGCTCGCGAACCAAAAACTATCTACTGATAGTTGATTCAAGTGACAGTCATTATGTCGATCATTCCAGCTAAAGTTAGATTTCCTTTATCATTGCAGCTGGAAAGGTGGGCAGATGCTGTGAGAGACTATGAAGTTCTTAGAAGGGAGCTTCCTGATGACAACGAAGTAGCCGAATCTCTTTTCCATGCTCAAGTTGCATTGAAGAAGTCGCTCGGAGAAGAGGTAGTCAACATGCAGTTTGGTGGTGATGTGGAAGAAGTATCAAGTGTTGAACAGTTCAAGGCTGCAATCTCTCTACCAGGTTTGAAGCTACTGATGGATTCGCAGGTGATTTATCTGTCCGATTTTCTATGCAATATTAAGATGTGGAGAATTACAGGGGTTTCTGTGGTGCACTTCAAAGCATCGGCGAGCCAGCAATGCAAACAGATGGCAGCTTTTCTGGATACTCTCTGCAGTCGCTACCCGTCGATAAACTTTCTCAAGGTATGATCATCTTATTGGTTTCTTATCTAGGCCAAAAAAGGTACGACCTTGATGTATGCATTCTCATCATGTGACGCGTCTTGCATTTTGAAGGTGGACATTGAAGAATGCCAGGCAGTTGCGAGCGCGGAGAATGTGAGGATTGTACCCACATTCAAGATATACAAAAATGGTAACAGAGTGAAAGAGATCATCTGCCCGAGCCGGGACGTGCTAGAGCATTCGGTGAGGCATTATAGCTTGTAGAGCTTATTGGAGCCATTCAGCATCTGAGTCTGTTTCTCTGCCGTTTTTTGCATTCTCATCAACTTGAAGTGAACTCGCATCCCATCAGTTTCTTCCACTGCCCCTCCATACAAATCTTCATGCCACCCGACCTGTAAGGATTTACCAGATACCTgtgacataatctatataaaacttcatcttcattagtagACCTTGAGATAAgcccgagagagagagagagagagatagttTAGTCATCTTTTTGCCTGTTTTTACTTAATTCTTTCATTCCTCaattgctctctctctctggttcCTTTGCTCCAACTCcttcctccctccctcccttgGCCTTGCCTTTTCCCCCATTTTCTGCATCCTTTGCTTTCCTCCTTTCAAACCCATGTAGGTGCACTCAGTTTAACGCATCCCATTCCAGCAAAACCCGATGAGACTTGTAGAATTTGTTGATGCCTTGGTTACTAAATACATTTTAGagggacagagagagaggcgGGGACGGGGAACCCGTTAGTAGAAGGGGAGGATcctgtatatgtatatatgtgatgatatatatacacgaaaaaagaaatggattAGAAGAGAGAAGGAAAGGCATTGGAAGCCCTGAGGGAGAGAATTGGATATGATGTCTGGTGGGTGCTTAGACTTGGGTTGGTGATATAGAGGAGAGGAAGGATCAGATCGAAAATttgttgttttattttttttggttctttcTCTGTTCCTTGTTGtcaatcatttttatttatcatcAGTAATAAAAGTTCCCCAATTTTTTCCTTGTTATCTCTTCCCATTTGTGCATTTCATCTTGTTATATTATTGTCCTTTCGATCTGGCATATATTCCATCATCTTTTGTCATCTTTTGCCATTTCCTTGAGGGGTAGTTTGGTCACTCGGCTGTGGAGAAAAGGGACAGACTGAGTTGGTCCTGTTGAGTTGAAGAACACATAAAAGGGGTACTACGTGTCTTTAAAGCAAGGTTGTTTTCCTTATTATGTTTGGGGGGGTAAGGGGTGTGGACTTGGGTGGTTGGTTCCATTCATTGCTTGCTCTCTGTCCTCTTGTGACGAGCGAGAAAaccaaagaagaagatgatgatgagagatgagagagaaagaaacaaaagCATCCACCAAACCAGAACCTCTCGACTTCAACCCCAAACCCCACTAATAGTATTGGTTTTGTTTGTCCCACACCCACAACGACAAATCACAGCCGTCAACCTTTTCATTGTCTTTGTGGTTTAAGTGCTCTTCAATTGGAGCTAATCTGCATTTTGGACACATTTTTTGAGGTTGTGTTTGGTATGTatgaatgaaagaaagaaaaagagagatgaCCCAATGATTGATGCCGTGCCATATTTATTTTAACCCAAAGCTGGGTAGATCGAGTGGTAGCATGTTTCAGTGATACAGTGTTACAGCTTAGTCTAGCGCTGTACTTGTGTTCGACCGGCAACCGACCACTGGACCGATAAGAAGAGAACTGCTTGTTTGGGTATGAAGACTTTGCTTTATTGCTGGGGCAAAGTCCCTCTTGGTGAAGGCTTCCAATAgtttcactctttttttaattcacaTGTGGGGCATTTAAGTTTTGCTATCTCCCCCGAACAGCTCCTCCACACCTAACTGCTGCCCCCAACAATACAAAActattaaaaaggaaaaaaagaaaaaaaaaagattgatgGATTGGGACGGTGCCAAAATGCGCCGTTGGGGTCGACGGTGACCTGGGTCTGCGAGACTTATTAGTGGAAAGCTACTTGTGTGGACCTTTGcatttgatattataattttttgttatatatataaatatgcccTTATGTGAAAATCATATCGTGTTATATTGAAACTTATAACTTATAGAATGGTTGTTAAGGTCATTTGGGTGGGATTTCATTGAGTAGAAGACAAGTGTTTTGAtgaaacaataattaattcttCAATCCTTGGTGATTGATAATAGTTATTAATTCCATCGGtggaggaaaaaataaaaaaggaagaaagaaaagcttAATCATTTCCGGAGTCCCAACTACTCATAATTTCCATATAATTGAATTGATGCTTTGTT
Above is a window of Punica granatum isolate Tunisia-2019 chromosome 7, ASM765513v2, whole genome shotgun sequence DNA encoding:
- the LOC116214796 gene encoding TPR repeat-containing thioredoxin TTL1 isoform X1 gives rise to the protein MSHSGKPELGLDGLSDRFRDSMSCEVNKPDFREIDLGSPVSPLRTRQSGLITTTTTSSSSSSSGSVSGRPGLGPAPRRSDAGQNSHSGELSGSSENSPTAGSGKTIRSFGSGPVRSESVSTYPTAYSGQSSVNSPPLNVLPTGNICPSGRILKTGMATSRTSRTDVLGSGTGNYGHGSIMRGGGSSVGPMKVEPVPTSSRGVYGHGGETARRAIAAVSDPEELKKAGNEHYKKGQFLEALGLYDKAISISPGNVAYRSNRAAALMGLGRMGEAVRECEVAVNLDPKYWRAHQRLASLFIRLGQVENARKHLYVYGQKPEPVELPKLQAVEKHLCKCADARKVGDWKSALREADATIAAGADFSPQLFMCRVEALLKLHQLEEAESSIKNVPKLASYIDSCAQTQFFGMLSEAYPMFVRAQMEMALGRFDAAVSAAERAGQIDAQNFEVSGFLRNVRLIARARARGNDLFKSERFTEACSAYGEGLKLDPSNSILYCNRAACWFKLGLWERSIEDCNHALHIQPNYWKALLRRAASNSKLERWADAVRDYEVLRRELPDDNEVAESLFHAQVALKKSLGEEVVNMQFGGDVEEVSSVEQFKAAISLPGLKLLMDSQVIYLSDFLCNIKMWRITGVSVVHFKASASQQCKQMAAFLDTLCSRYPSINFLKVDIEECQAVASAENVRIVPTFKIYKNGNRVKEIICPSRDVLEHSVRHYSL
- the LOC116214796 gene encoding TPR repeat-containing thioredoxin TTL1 isoform X2 yields the protein MSHSGKPELGLDGLSDRFRDSMSCEVNKPDFREIDLGSPVSPLRTRQSGLITTTTTSSSSSSSGSVSGRPGLGPAPRRSDAGQNSHSGELSGSSENSPTAGSGKTIRSFGSGPVRSESVSTYPTAYSGQSSVNSPPLNVLPTGNICPSGRILKTGMATSRTSRTDVLGSGTGNYGHGSIMRGGGSSVGPMKVEPVPTSSRGVYGHGGETARRAIAAVSDPEELKKAGNEHYKKGQFLEALGLYDKAISISPGNVAYRSNRAAALMGLGRMGEAVRECEVAVNLDPKYWRAHQRLASLFIRLGQVENARKHLYVYGQKPEPVELPKLQAVEKHLCKCADARKVGDWKSALREADATIAAGADFSPQLFMCRVEALLKLHQLEEAESSIKNVPKLASYIDSCAQTQFFGMLSEAYPMFVRAQMEMALGRFDAAVSAAERAGQIDAQNFEVSGFLRNVRLIARARARGNDLFKSERFTEACSAYGEGLKLDPSNSILYCNRAACWFKLGLWERSIEDCNHALHIQPNYWKALLRRAASNSKLERWADAVRDYEVLRRELPDDNEVAESLFHAQVALKKSLGEEVVNMQFGGDVEEVSSVEQFKAAISLPGVSVVHFKASASQQCKQMAAFLDTLCSRYPSINFLKVDIEECQAVASAENVRIVPTFKIYKNGNRVKEIICPSRDVLEHSVRHYSL